The following DNA comes from Flammeovirgaceae bacterium.
CCGTGCTGGTGCTGAACATGGTGGACCTCGCGGCCAAGTCCGGGCAAAATATTGATGTGATCAAGCTCTCCATCCAACTGGACGTGCCTGTGGTGCTGGTAAACGCCCGCACCGGCCAGGGCATTGACAAGCTAAAAAAGATTTTGGCCGGCCACCTTCCCGTTTCACACCAGAAGGTATATGCCATTGATAAGGAAATCCTTCCTGCCGTGGAAGAGGTCAAAAACCGTTTCCAGTTGGGGTCCGGCCACGAGGCGTACCTATACCTTCAGCAGGCCGCTCACCTGGCCTTTTTGAGCCCGTCCGACAAGGCCTTTATCGACAACGTGGCACAGCGGTATGGGTTTTTCCCCGGCAAGTACCAGGGGGCCGAAACCATCATCCGCTACCAATACATACAGGATTTGCTCGGCAAGGTGGTGCTGAAAACGGCAGATTCGGAATGGAAACGGTTTTCCCATCGCATCGACAAAGTGCTTACCCATAAAGTGTGGGGCTACCTGATCTTTTTTGCCATCCTGTTTTTGATCTTCCAGTCCATTTTTGCCTGGGCACAGGCCCCCATGGATTTTATCGACTCCACCTTTGCCAATCTCAGCAACCTGCTCAAGGACGTGTTCCCCAGGGGGCCGTTTTTCGACCTCATTACACAGGGCATTATTCCCGGTATTGGCGGCATACTGATTTTTGTCCCCCAGATCGCCATTTTGTTTGCCTTCATTGCGATTTTGGAAGAAACGGGCTACATGTCACGGGTGGTCTTTTTAATGGACAAGGTCATGCGCAAATTTGGCATGAGCGGGAAAAGCGTGGTGCCGTTGATCTCGGGGTGGGCTTGCGCCATCCCCGCAATAATGGCAACGCGCACCATCGAAAACTGGAAGGACAGGCTGATTACCATCTTCGTCACCCCGCTCATGAGCTGCTCGGCACGCCTGCCTGTCTTTGCCATACTGGTGGCCCTCATTATCCCTGACGACAAGCTGTTCGGGTTTTTCAATTACCAGGGCCTCGCCCTCATGGGACTGTACCTGCTCGGCTTTTCCGCGGCCATACTTTCAGCCGTGGTCATGAAGTGGATTGTCAAGGCCAATGAAAAAAGCTACCTGATCATGGAACTGCCCACCTACAGGATGCCGAAATGGTCCAACGTAGGGCTCACCATTGTTGCCAAGACCAAGACGTTTGTGTTTGAAGCGGGCAAGATAATCCTGGCCGTTTCCATCGTGCTGTGGGTATTGGCCAGCTATGGCCCTTCCAGGCAAATGGGGCAGGCCGAAAGCGTTGTGGATGCCCAAATCCGTAACCACGTGGCGTCCCCGGGCAACCGCGAAAGTTTGCTGAAGGCCTACCGCCTGGAGCACTCTTATGCAGGCATTATCGGAAAGGCCATAGAGCCGGCCATCGCGCCCCTGGGCTATGACTGGAAAATTGGAATTGCGTTGATCACATCGTTTGCCGCGCGTGAAGTTTTTGTGGGCAC
Coding sequences within:
- the feoB gene encoding ferrous iron transport protein B, giving the protein MKRLKVALAGKPNSGKSSLFNQLTGLKQKTGNFPGVTVDKKTGTTRLDENTLADVIDLPGIYSLYPRSLDEKIVAGIFSDRHNDYFPNKVVLVADATNLQSSLLLLTQLIDLRLPTVLVLNMVDLAAKSGQNIDVIKLSIQLDVPVVLVNARTGQGIDKLKKILAGHLPVSHQKVYAIDKEILPAVEEVKNRFQLGSGHEAYLYLQQAAHLAFLSPSDKAFIDNVAQRYGFFPGKYQGAETIIRYQYIQDLLGKVVLKTADSEWKRFSHRIDKVLTHKVWGYLIFFAILFLIFQSIFAWAQAPMDFIDSTFANLSNLLKDVFPRGPFFDLITQGIIPGIGGILIFVPQIAILFAFIAILEETGYMSRVVFLMDKVMRKFGMSGKSVVPLISGWACAIPAIMATRTIENWKDRLITIFVTPLMSCSARLPVFAILVALIIPDDKLFGFFNYQGLALMGLYLLGFSAAILSAVVMKWIVKANEKSYLIMELPTYRMPKWSNVGLTIVAKTKTFVFEAGKIILAVSIVLWVLASYGPSRQMGQAESVVDAQIRNHVASPGNRESLLKAYRLEHSYAGIIGKAIEPAIAPLGYDWKIGIALITSFAAREVFVGTMATIYSVGNTEDQTTIKSRLKAEVNPETGGPRFTTAAGLSLLVFYTFAMQCMSTLAVVKRETNGWKWPMVQLAYMTGLAYFSAFAVYQLFS